DNA from Rhodothermales bacterium:
TGTGCGGAGTATCCGTCGCTGGCTCGGAAGGCGTGTCGGTTATGCTCTTCCATGGGGTTCTTTGTTGGTGTGGTGGATTTAGGTACACAATTCGAGGAAAACTACTTAATCAGCTGGGGCGTTACATTACGACTGCGGTCCCTGTGTAGATATTATGTTATTATCACGTCCCCTCGATGGACAGCGCGCCTCTTGCGCGGCGAATAAACATGTACCCGCGCCGGCTTTTATCGAAACCGCCTCGTTTGTTTTGCCGGTTACCGTAGCTACGTCTTTCCCGGCATATCCCACCGGTGGCACGGAGTCTCTTACCACTCTATCGATGCTTCGCACGATAGTTCTTCGGGTATGAAGCTCTCCTGATCGGGTGATTGGCCCTATCGCCGATGCGCCCTGGCCGTTCCCGTTTTCGATCCCTGTCGGGTTCTGTGTATATTCCAGAGCCGGGCCGTGGACTTCCATGGGCTATTCATTATTCAGGAGAAGATTCGTGGTCACGATTTATTACGCATCATGCTGGGCGCTGTGTCCTTCTTGGGTACAGGCCTGTAGGCGGAATTCCTCCCTTTTGTCTGCTTCCAGCGAACCACAGATCGCAGGAGGTCGACTCAAACGATCCACCGCAACCGCCCCGCGCCGCCGAGGAAAGCTTTTTGGGCTCGCCGCGTTAACTTTTTTGGTCGTTACTTCGGCGGCATCCCTGGCGCAAGGGAGCACGCAACTCGTCTACCAGGTTTCGGATTTCGATGTGTTGGTGGCGGGAGCTAACACATCCCATTCCTCACGTCCAATAGCCTCCGGGGTAGACACGCTGACGTACGAAACGGCGCTCGGAAAGGCTCTGGCGTCTAATCCGCGCCTTCGCGCGGCAGCGCTCGAGATTGAAGCGCGTCGCGCCCTAACTCGGCAAGCGAATCGAATATCCAATCCGTTTCTGGATGCAGAGGCCGAAAACGTGTCGTCCAATGGTCCCGAGGAAGCGATTACGACGGCCATGCTCGGTCAGCTGGTCGAGCTTGGCGGCGATCGCCTGGCGCGGCACCGCCTGGCGCGGAGCGAAGCAAATCGCGCGGTTGTAGATGCGGCCATTGAAGCACTCTTTATTCGAGGAATCACCCGCGCTCGTTTTGCCGAGGCCTCGGCGGCGCAGGCACAAAGCCGGCTTTCCCGAACCCTGCGAGCGCTGGCCGATACGATCCTGGCGGCTACGAGGGAGCAGGTAGTCGCAGGCGACCGTTCGCCGATCGATCAAACCCGCGCGGAGATTTTACTCGCGGAAGCCCGTACCGAGGTCGACAAGGCGGATGCTGAACAAGGGGCGGCCTATGCGCGTCTGGCCGCCGTGTGGGGCGCCACACCCGATTTCGAAGCGGTGGCGCCGCTGCCGACGCCCAAACCCATCCCGCCCCTCGATTCGCTCCTGGCCGCGCTTCCACAAAGTGCGTCGATGGCCGTCTGGGAAGTTGAGGCGGAACGGAGAGCGGCGAATCTGCGACTCGAACAGGCGCGTCGCATACCAGATATCACGCTCACTGCCGGATATCGGCGCTTCACCGAGACGGGAGATGGAGCCTTAGTCGGCCGTTTGAACCTTCCGATTCCGCTATTTAACCGCAATCAGGGAGGCGTGGACGCCGCGCGTTTCCGGCTTCTGGCCGTCGAGGCGGATCAAGCGGCGGCCGTCTCGGAAATGCGCGCGGTATTGGCCGAAAGGTATGCCGCCATCACGTCCGCGTACACCGAAGCCGAGGCGCTCCGAATCGAGGTGATTCCGCGCGCCACGGAAGTAACCGAGCGCATCGAAGAAGGTTATCGCGCGGGACGGTTCTCGTTGCTCGATTTACTCGATGCGCAGCGCACCCTGACGGCCGCCAGCGCACGCTATCAGGAGGCCCTCGCGCGGTATTACATCACGGCGGCCGACATTGAGCAGCTTACGTCACGCCCCCTAGAACCGATCGAATAGCGGCCATGAACAAACATCAGATCATTAGTATCATCGTTATCGCGACGTTAGGCCTATTGCTCGGATTCCTCATTTTGCGCGAGCCGGTCGCCGTTACCGTGGCGTACGACGCCCAAGAAGAAGGTGAAGCAGTTTTTGCACGGGGGCCCCATGGAGGACGACTTCTTGAGGCGGGCAGTCGTTCGATAGAAGTCGCCATTTTTGAAAACGGCATACCGCCCGAGCTTCGACTCTATCCGTTTATCGACGGAGAGCCAGCCGATCCCGCAAGCCTGGACGTGACGGTGGAGTTACAACGCCTCGGTGGGGTTATCGACACCCTGTCCTTTCGTTCGCTGGGTGCGTTTCTCCAGGGCGACAAGGTGGTGTACGAGCCGCACTCGTTCGACGTCGTGGTTCGGGGTACATGGATGGACGAGCCCATCTGGTGGGAGTATGCCACCATCGAAGGGCGCGTGGAAATGCCTGTTGAACTCGCCGCCGCGAATGGTGTCCTGGTTGACACCGCGAACCCGGCGTCTATTCGAGAGACGCTAGCCTTTCCGGGGGAGGTCCAGCTCAATGCCGATGAAGTCGCCCGGGTGGCGCCACGCGTGGCCGGTGCCGTGGCCTCCGTTTCCGTTGCTCTTGGGCAACGAGTGTCCGCGGGCACAATCCTGGCGATTATCGAAAGTCGTGAACTTGGGGAGGCGCAGCGAGACTATGTCGAAAGCCTCCATCGGATGGAGTTGGCGCAGTCTACGTACGAGCGAGAGCGAACGTTATTCGAACGGGGTATCTCCGCCCGAAAAGACTATGAACAAGCCCGGCACAACTTGGAGGAAGCCGAGCTCGAAAAACAGCTTGCCGAGCAGGTGCTCGAATCGCTGGGTG
Protein-coding regions in this window:
- a CDS encoding TolC family protein; translation: MVVTSAASLAQGSTQLVYQVSDFDVLVAGANTSHSSRPIASGVDTLTYETALGKALASNPRLRAAALEIEARRALTRQANRISNPFLDAEAENVSSNGPEEAITTAMLGQLVELGGDRLARHRLARSEANRAVVDAAIEALFIRGITRARFAEASAAQAQSRLSRTLRALADTILAATREQVVAGDRSPIDQTRAEILLAEARTEVDKADAEQGAAYARLAAVWGATPDFEAVAPLPTPKPIPPLDSLLAALPQSASMAVWEVEAERRAANLRLEQARRIPDITLTAGYRRFTETGDGALVGRLNLPIPLFNRNQGGVDAARFRLLAVEADQAAAVSEMRAVLAERYAAITSAYTEAEALRIEVIPRATEVTERIEEGYRAGRFSLLDLLDAQRTLTAASARYQEALARYYITAADIEQLTSRPLEPIE
- a CDS encoding efflux RND transporter periplasmic adaptor subunit translates to MNKHQIISIIVIATLGLLLGFLILREPVAVTVAYDAQEEGEAVFARGPHGGRLLEAGSRSIEVAIFENGIPPELRLYPFIDGEPADPASLDVTVELQRLGGVIDTLSFRSLGAFLQGDKVVYEPHSFDVVVRGTWMDEPIWWEYATIEGRVEMPVELAAANGVLVDTANPASIRETLAFPGEVQLNADEVARVAPRVAGAVASVSVALGQRVSAGTILAIIESRELGEAQRDYVESLHRMELAQSTYERERTLFERGISARKDYEQARHNLEEAELEKQLAEQVLESLGVSRSQLAELGVEPEGIAAEREVRSPLPGSLTRHVIRSPISGEVLERQLAVGQQLSGDEEVFRIADLSTVWVEVAVNARDLGTVRTGQDVIVRGLEETAEGETIATGRLSYVGSLVGKATRTARALVTLPNQDGRWRPGQFVEVEVVQSEVTVPMAVRREAIQTWREMPVVFAQFGDAFEVRPLTLGRSGKEYVEVLEGLFPGQRYAVEGAFLLRADLEKSGASHDH